In Candidatus Zixiibacteriota bacterium, a single window of DNA contains:
- a CDS encoding radical SAM protein produces MTEPQQRRPQIIGWEITSYCNLKCPHCYSAAARKPRPELSTAECKRVIDSMAQTGAVMIGWTGGEPLLREDLEELTEHAGALGIKANITTNGVLLDEARAARLAEAGIRAVQVSLDGSTAERNRRMRATSDEEFDRIINAIRICKRQNLRVHLATLIGRETLDDADNMIALAKREGVDAIRFCGFAPVGRGKGKGVRRRLEFTDDGRDLFAFIQRAQDDSTLVMSFDVSFGPVPPEYGFHKCIAGVETCYVKGNGDVFPCTALLDPVFRIGNLRDESFEQIWQNPRMAAVARFSSEEITGPCRDCDNFSNCHGGCRGSAWTQCGDVHGSTLQCLYRYAACAAQRTSA; encoded by the coding sequence AGCGCGCAAGCCGAGGCCGGAGCTGTCCACCGCGGAGTGCAAGCGCGTCATCGATTCGATGGCACAAACCGGTGCGGTGATGATCGGCTGGACGGGCGGCGAGCCGCTTCTGCGCGAGGATCTCGAAGAGCTGACCGAGCATGCCGGTGCGCTTGGAATCAAAGCCAACATCACGACCAACGGCGTCTTGCTGGATGAGGCACGCGCCGCAAGACTGGCGGAAGCGGGAATCCGGGCAGTCCAGGTCAGCCTCGACGGATCAACAGCGGAGCGCAACCGACGCATGCGCGCAACCAGTGACGAGGAATTTGACCGCATTATCAACGCGATCCGTATCTGCAAACGCCAGAATCTGCGGGTGCATCTGGCAACGTTGATCGGTCGCGAAACGCTCGATGACGCGGACAACATGATCGCCCTGGCCAAGCGCGAGGGTGTCGACGCCATTCGCTTTTGTGGCTTCGCACCGGTGGGACGCGGTAAGGGGAAGGGAGTTCGGCGTCGATTGGAATTCACCGATGACGGACGCGACCTATTTGCATTCATTCAGCGAGCGCAGGACGATAGTACCCTGGTGATGTCGTTTGACGTCAGCTTTGGGCCGGTTCCACCGGAATATGGTTTTCACAAATGTATCGCCGGTGTCGAAACCTGTTACGTCAAGGGTAACGGCGATGTGTTTCCCTGCACCGCGCTCCTTGATCCGGTGTTCCGGATTGGGAATTTGCGCGACGAGTCGTTCGAGCAGATCTGGCAGAATCCGCGGATGGCGGCGGTAGCACGATTCTCGAGCGAGGAAATCACAGGGCCGTGTCGCGACTGCGACAACTTCAGCAACTGCCACGGCGGCTGTCGCGGTAGCGCCTGGACACAATGCGGCGATGTGCACGGATCGACACTTCAATGCCTGTACCGGTACGCCGCGTGTGCCGCGCAACGTACCAGTGCATAG